The window AAGTTGTCCCGGAGCAAATACGCCCTTGTTACCAGAAGCCACGAATGAGATTCATGTACATGGCTGGCTGTTGGAAATTGTGTAACTCATCCTTTCCTctcaacaaaaattataaagCCTGGTCCAATTCCGAATAGAGGTGGTTGTAGAGAGGAGAGGCTAAAGCCTCGGCTGCTTGACATGGCCGGCGAAGAAATTAGTTGCCTAACATACCTTTGTGTATTAGTAATTAATTAGCACAATATTTTTGTACTAGGATTACGAAAACCCTTTAAAACTCTGAAGTCTAAACTCGTTCGACTGAAAAGCTTCCAAAACCGGTTCTATAACACAGCGACGTCGTTATGTAAGTTTGACTGAAAAGTCCTTTTATCGATTGACCACTCTGGTACAGTAAATCCAGAATCATTCTTTTGTAACCGATGATAGAAGAGTTTCTTATAACATGTGTCAGCAACAtgcgtgtttttttttttttcttttcttcctctcttcttctctcatcTTCTCTCGTTCTCGTGTTCTCCGTCGAAGGGAACCGGAGCATCCGTTCAATCGGCGTTTTCACTCGTCTTCTCCTTTCTGTCGCGAAGCGTCTCCTTCCTTCAATCGCCGTCATGTCCGTCTTtctcttctctgtttttttccGTCGGTAAAAGAAGTGTCTCCTCCCTTCATTCACCGCTCGTCCAATCGCTGCGACCCCATATCCTCTCTTTTCTGACCGGTGAGATCCTTTTCAGATTCATACTTTATACTATTGATTTGGTGCTGATTAGATGATGAGATTGAACCTTGATTGTGTCTAAGTTTTGTTAGGATTGTGTTTCTTAAGTGAAGAAGTTTGTtattttcagagagaaagagaaagcgAAAGCTATGTATATTTCTTGTAATGGAATTAAGTGTCTTGTAATGGAGTTAATGTATGTTTCTGTGTCACGGACTGATAATCATGCTTCTGTAGTCTCTTGTGCTTTTCTGTGTCACAAACTGATAATGCTTGTGTTATGTCTTGTAGTGGGAGCATTGAGAGATTCATCACAGAGTGGAGCAGTGGGAGCATCTCGTGCTTGTTGTTTCACAGAGTGGAGCAGCGGTAAAAAGTCTACTCTTCTTCAAGTCTTGGGTTTTCTTGCTTGTTAGACTTAGTTTATGGTTAGTGAATATGTGTGTGTTTTGAATGCTTCAAGTAGTTGATAGAGGTGGTTAATAAATGTAGAGTTAGGTTGTGGTTAGTGATTAAGTGTGTGATGAATGCTTGTTTACATATCAAAATCCATTGATCAACATCATCTTCATTTACTAAACCGTATGCAACGTACATAGACTAGTGAATAGAGCATTTGTAATCGTAAGTTCTTACTAATTGATATTAAGTAAAAATGTTCAAAAATCCTGATGTGCTTCTTTCGTTTAATATATATGGCTCATGATAATGATCGAGACCATTCTTGGTGCTCTGGTCCTAACACACttgcaactttttttttaagcaGGGAACGTGGTGGGAGGGAGTTATCTTCTTACATAGGTATACAGCATAATGTTGAGTCAGCATTGACGCTAGACTATTTTATTCAATTATTGATTCAGGAAAAACCTAATCTTTGTGTATATTTAATGATAGAATCGAATCTTTTTCACTTGCATATGCTTTGGTTCTGTCTGATCATAATCTCTTTGAGGTATTGTTTGTCTTTTTCAGGTTTTATTACAGTTAGATCCGTTTCTCAATGAACTCACGAGCATGTTTGAGAAAAGTAAAGACAAGGGGAATCTATAGAGTACAAGGCTGCAAGAAGAGGAAACTGAGCTCGACTGGGGAATCTATAGAGTACAGATGCCTTATACGAGCAACTGATGCTAAGAAAACGATCTCTACTTCGGTACATGTTCTACTCATTGATCTCAAGATTGCATTACTCTAGAACCTTTGATCTTTCTAAACGTTTAACTATGCCGTGAGTAAGAatttaagtttaataaaaaaaaatgtttaataattttttttttaaaaccctTAATTAAGAACCTTGCAATGGAGCAATTAAATGTTGGGGTTTGTTAACTTTGTCTCTTAAGTCACTTTTTGTACTTAaaagcattaaaaaaataataagaaccCCTAATATGGGTCTTTGCAATAATCATGCTTACATAACGGAAGATATAAATGCGTACGTTTGTGTCactgttttttcttttcaacaTTATTGACTGTGTCAATTATAATGTAAAAAACCTATGGAAATGAGACAATATTAATGTTAGGATAGCGTCGAGTAATTACTCGTACAGCGGTTTCTTataacatcatatatatatagtcaatcTAAGGCGGAGCCTGATTAGTGATTACGTGTTACTTGGTTTATCGTTACTTGCTTGGTATCCACATTGAAAAACAAGTATTTGATTTTTCTAAAGTCAAGTTGAAATGTCAACAAATTTTACTACTTACAAATTAGAAACAAATATCAAGtatcattatatttttaatatttatttcccTATTTGGTCTGTTATTTACTATTAGTTacctgttttaatatatttgttaagTTACTTGTTACCATACATGTACTATTTATAGAGTACTTgttagtaattaaaaaaaaatacttgtttCAAATATTTGTAAGTCATCTAgtattttatagataaatactTAATTTTGGCAAGTATCCAACCGAGtcaaatcatttataaatatataagttaAAGTGTATGTAAatgctatttttgaaagttttcatgTAAATTTCCCCTGGTTAAATGAATATCTCAAATTTTATTAAGAAATTATTTCTTATGAACAGTCTTTATCTTGCTTATTCCCtatatatttgtcattttcTTAGTAGTAAGAAATTCTCTTGGCGATTCTTGATCTATAGTTTCAACGATATAAtggaaaataaattaatatattttttacaatattcTAAAATGCGAGCGTTCTTATTCAAAGTTCCGTCATCCATATATCCAGAAAGAGATGCGAGCGCTCTTATTAGGTAGATATAATATGGGAAATAAGTGGCCTGAAAAATTAGGAAAATTCAATGTCCTTATAACACGCCTAGACTTACCGGAGACTTTGTGGTTTATACTTAAGCCTTTGTTGCAGGAGCCAAAGGAAAATCTCCAGAGGCAGAAAGGAGTTTGAACAGAGTAACTGATATGGCATTTCAAATTGTTGACATCTATGAGAGACTCAATATGGTGGCTAAAGATGGGGATATTGAGGGACTCTACGAGCTGATAGCAGAATATCCAAATATTTTGGAACATTTTGATAATGTGTCTTTTTGTGAGACGCCATTACACATTGCAGCTGAAAAAGGGCAAACTCATTTCGCCATGGAGTTAATGACCCTTAAACCGCCACTTGCTTTGAAGCTAAACGTCTCAGGTTTCAGCCCGATGCACTTAGCCCTTCAAAACAACCATATCCGAATGGTGAGAGGGTTTTTGGCAATTGACAGCAGCTTAGTCAGCATCAAGGGAAGAGGAAGAATTACTCCTTTGCATTATGTGGCTCAGTTAGGTAATGAAGACTTGTTGAGTGAATTCTTGTTTGCTTGCCCATCTTCTGTAGAAGATCTGACCATTAAGTGCGAGACTGCTGTGCACATTGCTGTGAAGAGCCACCAGTTTATGGCATTCAAGGTTCTTTTAGGATGGGTTCGGAGAGTGAACAAGGAGGAAATCTTGGATTGGAAAGATGAAGATGGTAACACAGTTTTTCATATTGCTGCATCCATGAATCAAACTGAGGTAGATGTCTCTCTGATCATTTAGTGTCTCCTTTTTGATACAAATATGATATAGCCTACTTTAAAACATGCACGTGTTGGTCGTTACTCGTTAGACATGTTCTGCTGCTCTATGAAAATGGTTATGATCTTGCTCTTGTCTCTGATACGCACTATGACTTACATAGATCAAAATATTTGACATTAAGAGTTTTGGTAGGTTTTGAagttgttgacaaaaaattggctttgaaattttttttttatattagtgcaagtgttttctttttctattaaGCCGTATCCTATATAAATTTTTCTTATGATTAATGAGAAACCAACTTCCAAGAATTAACTTAATCTCAAAGAGGTATGTTAAAACTAAGCTTTTTGGTTCCTATGCAAACTTTATTTTTTAGGCTGGAACTGGTGGTTAATATCTTCTTGTTCAAGTCTCTTTGGAAGTGTTGTGTCACTTGCGAGCTAACAATATTTGATCAAGTCTCATATTGTAATCAATGTGAGATTCTAATAAGATATGCACTCAACTTTCAGGTAATGAAGTTGCTACGTAATACCGTTAACGTAAAAGCCAAGAACTTGGATGGTAAGACGGCAATGGACATACTCGAAACTGACAAGTCTCCTATTTTCCCCAAAGCAACTAGGCTTCTCCGCAGAACTAAAGAAAGACTACTTTTTGGTCCCTCGATGAGTCTTGCGGGATATTTAAGCAGAGAACCATCGACCATTGAGGGGAAAAACAAGCTCTTGGGTCTGAACAATTTGAGCAAGACCAAACACGGGTCTCGAGAATCAACCGATTTCCGTAATGCGATACTAGTGGTGGCTGTACTGATAGTAACAGCCACATACCAGGCCGGTCTTAGTCCTCCTGGCGGTTATTGGGAAGATGACTCCCCTAATGATGGTCACACAGCTGGGCAGATGACAATGTCTTTCAACCTTGCCTTGTTTTTTTATATCTTAAACGGAGTTGCCTTCTTCTCATCTCTATATGTGATTATGGTCCTCATAATTGGACTTCCCATGTGGATGGTACTATATGGTTCAACAGCGGCTCTCGGAATGGCTAATTATGCATCGTACAGATATACATTCCCGCATTTAGATGGATCATACGGGAATATCGCATTAGCCCTCGTGTGGTTCGCATACCCGGTGATTACAGGAACTTTATTATTACGTTATTTCATGGCATTCATTTCCAACAAACGTCGCCGGCAAGGAGTGGACTTTCCGGCAAGGTATTTCAGCTCAGTTCAGGAGCTATAGTGCTAAAGCGCTGACGCGCTCAAATGTGTGTGAACTCTATCATCGGAAGTCAGATTTCAAATGTGTGTCTCTGGTTTGTTTTCCAAGTATTTGAACTCTTTGTTTGGTTATACTCCGAATTACTTGTTCTATGTTCAATCATTTAATGTCTGTTGGGCTGGCTCTGGGTAAAGCACACTTAAACATTTGCCTTAAGACCTCCAGTTTTATAGGcttcaaattaaaacaaaaatactagTATATTTACACAAATTAAACAGTTTTTTTTCAATGAAATGCGAGAATACTACTTCTATTATCAATTGCTTAGTTGagcattttatatataataataataaataatttgtttttataataaaaacacattaaaaatgaccaaaaaaataagaaaCCTTTATACCCTTActttattgatatatataaaataaataaaatttaaataaataataataaaaagaactttttgattttttttttcaattcaaattttatttcaaaattttgagtttTGTATTCTAGGGATTTCTCATAATAATAATAGCATGCATTAGTTTTAATCATTGATCCACCCACCTTTCTAGagactagagattttttccgcgcttcgcgcggattgtgtcttataaatttattttatttataatattatttgtcagtttttttcttttacattaacttcttgtttttccaatgttagtttttttaatttaaatttatatatttataatttataatttttcttgttgtagatggagaattatatttttattgatggttttttgtatgtgacataaactttttgaaattttaaaataatgttatatatagtacgattaacacattaaagaagataatcatattcagacacattttacacaggttatatatgcataattttaaacattatatatgtatatattataagtttgaaacatgtaaatgctttctaaagctaaatacttgttctgagtttacataacttatcaaaagttttatctctttttaaattcaaatcacagaaaaaatatcaaaaattcagTATAGAAgagttttttgggcttttaaatcaacattgaaaaattacatgaatcagataacaacagttttataaacaactggataaaatttgaccgagcaaaagattttcacacaatatgttctttcttcttcaaattgcaaagagcctataggcacaagaaaaaaaaatcataatttttgttttcacttatataacatttcttctcctttacacacagaGTTTATTACACTACTATAAGCATtagagaactctattcatataagattcacatctatgcattttgacaaagaagaattttagccatcttaagtttcggaatggaccaacttcagtcatataaactatatttttctatgattcaaatcttacaattttaatatatgtgcagatttccatgtgaaaaagcatgcatgccatctatcattcaacctattactttttccaaagtaaacactataatcctcgtttggttagctccccaaactaatctctttggatcagtttactaaaaaatatggatactaatgtcagaacagaatataaacactatcaataacaaatattggcacaagactatttggttcaaggaacatattccacgtaatgcgtttatatcatggctggctttacggagaagactgccaaccaaggatcgcttgaggcgttgggggttaaatgtctcaggaacgtgcgtcctttgtaatctggaaatagagactcaccatcatctcttctttgagtgctctttctctcgcttgatatgagagccttttgctgctgaagtttggatttctcctccggctgatctacactctattgcagcctggatcaattaacctcgcgtcaacgcatatgcgcatgctactccagtcatcaagctctactttcagtcagccatctacctgctgtggaaagagcATAATGCTtgtgtgttcacagctgtctcctcaccttcatcagtcatccttgcctctctcaactgtatgatgcgtgaccgtctcctctcttacccggcaagttcttctttctcatcttctctatttctttttatctttcttgtataagacttccttaatgttttttttaacttgagttgttgttggttgtttttgtttccttgctgtaataagttgtttaaaaacaacaatgtaacctttcagaaaatgataatctaacatcttaccaaaaaaacaacaaatattgacttatttatgtgaatatatattttattttaaatcattatagtagacgaagaaagcaccataatttgcacagcaaattttcttagattcacctcatcatactcaccattttaattacataattttacatgagcttttTCACCcttcccggttattttctctttatttataactacaatataaagttatgaactatatatattataaattaataatttatttacccttgaagtctaatgattaaaaatagaacataattcaatatagatatatgattctattaataaattagcagttacaaatttgaaatttctagaaatatcaaaagtcgtatgttagttaattattttctaaatgacaTCTATTTCTAAATCTTTTTggatgaaaatatttttgggcTGCGAAATTTTTCTTTACCTGGCCCACCAGCAAATATTTTTGCAgccttttatatatttttttttggttttacagCGTTCGGACTGGTCCGAGTGGGATATTCAGTGATGTTACGTGATATAAATCAAGGAGCATAGGCAATAGTTTTTATCCAAGTGACATGGCAGTTTGATAGGTGGAGATTATTTTGTCCATGTGGCACCTCTAGAAAAGCTagaatttagtttcttttatatagtaggatcaCCTTTTTATTCGTTTGCATTTCAGGTGGCAAACAAGCTATCATTTATGATATGGCTACTCGGGAGGTTCTAACATTtttaaggtaaaaaaaaatatggttatattcaattttgttggggaaagaaaaaaaatggggTAAAATACTTACACACTTCATCCAAATATGCAGAACTAGAGTTCTTACGAATTCTTTCACAGCTTCGGTGACTTATTCAACCTCCAACTGACAATCTTCAGTGGTATGTCCTCTTCTTCCCCTACACGGCACACTGAAAACACTGCAAAATATCTTTTGTCCATCCACAATGACAAAAGTCTTTTCTCTCGGGTTTGTTCTTTGTCAATCCTTTTTGATAATTTATGAGACATGAAGAATGACAACATTTGATAAGAATTGAATTTCCTCACAAGTTGTGGAGCATATACTGAAAGACTTTCCTTTTGAATGCCAAATAAGGACTCGATCACCTTACTTCGATCCATATCTTTTCGAATTTGATGAGAATGTGCTGAAAATTAAGAAGGTGATGACTCTTTCTTTCTCATGCAATTCATTCATTATCATCGCTTAAAAACACCTCTTTGTTTCTTGTGTCTTTGCTGGCATAGTGCCTTGTTcaattttattagaaaatatggTTTCAAGATTTTCAGGGGTGGATGGGAGTGTATGATGATAATGTGGCCAAATTCAAGTCTCTAAAACACCCGCAATAGCAAAATTTCAACATCCGAGCATGTTGAATTAGTTATTAAGTATATCATACGAAATCACAAAACGAAAATGTTGCCTAAACTAAACTCTTAGTGCTCTCTATACATGTGAGACAAGCATGAAAGCCGCTACCTTTTGGAAAGAGCTAGGTCCTCCTTCATCCCAATATGCCactcattatatattttctgtATGGCGGCGATATGCACTAAAAAATGCATCAATATTCACCGGCCATAAGTCATGCTCTTGGTGGCTTGGCTCATATAACTTAATATGTTCATCTACGTCATTGAATTGTAAAATTAAGGAAGTGATATTGGATCCAATAATTCAATTGATTTTCAAAGAATTcaattgaaaacataaataaaagattttgaagtattttaaatgatttaatGAGGATTTTAATGCATTAATtctttcattttaaattttagaggAATACAATTAAATTTGATAGAAATCAATTCCTTTAAATTTCATGAACTTGTTGAATTATAAAAAAGCACAAAGAAGAACAATAATCTTTACTGATAAACATAATAAAACCATAATCATTTGCATACCAGatatatagagattttttttttaaagtgaaagaAAAGCTctactaacaaaaaaaataaagatgcaGAGAGACTCTATCggaatataaaagtgtgttcctCCATTGTAATATGGATTAcaataaatgatatatttttcatttcgtcaaattgataatatatttgtttgaCGGATAACAAACATTACATTTCTAAGTATATTGTCTCAATAACTTTGACGtaaatatctaataaataaatgttaTAAAGAATTATCTTCAAATCCTAGTTTGAATTTTAAGAATTGGTTTTT of the Brassica rapa cultivar Chiifu-401-42 chromosome A03, CAAS_Brap_v3.01, whole genome shotgun sequence genome contains:
- the LOC103861153 gene encoding ankyrin repeat-containing protein BDA1, which encodes MAFQIVDIYERLNMVAKDGDIEGLYELIAEYPNILEHFDNVSFCETPLHIAAEKGQTHFAMELMTLKPPLALKLNVSGFSPMHLALQNNHIRMVRGFLAIDSSLVSIKGRGRITPLHYVAQLGNEDLLSEFLFACPSSVEDLTIKCETAVHIAVKSHQFMAFKVLLGWVRRVNKEEILDWKDEDGNTVFHIAASMNQTEVMKLLRNTVNVKAKNLDGKTAMDILETDKSPIFPKATRLLRRTKERLLFGPSMSLAGYLSREPSTIEGKNKLLGLNNLSKTKHGSRESTDFRNAILVVAVLIVTATYQAGLSPPGGYWEDDSPNDGHTAGQMTMSFNLALFFYILNGVAFFSSLYVIMVLIIGLPMWMVLYGSTAALGMANYASYRYTFPHLDGSYGNIALALVWFAYPVITGTLLLRYFMAFISNKRRRQGVDFPARYFSSVQEL